A single window of Lytechinus variegatus isolate NC3 chromosome 8, Lvar_3.0, whole genome shotgun sequence DNA harbors:
- the LOC121419911 gene encoding coiled-coil domain-containing protein 153-like produces MPPKKKGKGKKGKKKGKKKNDGELTIEDKYKKTLLEIDALKDHLANRKEIARRSQAQSEEWKGRMKDAEGNVEQQKSDQKDVMADMTRQYKTKQTEMDAHVRRLEVELQKVTSSLTKTTEELKATTAEKERITKEKNETIGELEEKIKTMEYSYENMLEEAMDNMVEKLNDAKIRWLDESKTIHMQHKQKLLEFGLNPLDI; encoded by the exons aagaagaaaggaaaagggaaaaagggcaagaagaaagggaagaagaagaatg ATGGCGAGTTGACCATTGAGGATAAATACAAGAAGACATTGCTCGAGATAGATGCCTTGAAAGATCATCTAG CGAATAGGAAGGAGATTGCTCGCCGCTCCCAGGCCCAGTCAGAAGAATGGAAGGGACGCATGAAGGACGCAGAAGGAAACGTGGAGCAGCAAAAATCAGATCAAAAAGATGTCATGGCTG acatgaCTCGTCAAtacaagacaaaacaaactgaaatggatGCTCATGTAAGGAGATTAGAAGTTGAGTTGCAGAAGGTCACAAGTTCATTAA cAAAAACCACTGAAGAACTGAAGGCAACAACGGCCGAGAAAGAGAGGataacaaaagagaaaaatgagacGATAGGAGAGTTGGAGGAGAAGATCAAAACAATGGAATATTCCTATGAAAATATGCTGGAG GAAGCTATGGACAATATGGTGGAAAAGCTAAACGATGCCAAGATACGCTGGCTGGATGAATCCAAGACTATTCACATGCAACACAAACAAAAGCTATTAGAGTTTGGTTTGAACCCATTAGATATATGA